Proteins encoded within one genomic window of Festucalex cinctus isolate MCC-2025b chromosome 18, RoL_Fcin_1.0, whole genome shotgun sequence:
- the LOC144006080 gene encoding magnesium transporter NIPA3-like, with amino-acid sequence MRMHNASCGREVPAAAVFSQWVGLTLALLSAILIGGSVILKKKALLRLASRGQTRAGDGGHGYLKDCLWWSGLLTMGAGEACNFAAYMYASATLVTPLGALSVFFSAVLSSYLLGEALNVAGKLGCVLCMLGGVLLVIHAPQEQEVTSLEEMSHMMLQPGFAAYMSCVLVACAVLVGVSCWRPGVTRVHLLPDVAVCSLLGAFTVSSVKGLAIAIPSAHRDVTVLSGPLTWLLLATLVISVTVQVHFLNKSLDTFGPLLVYPVYYVLFTSVVLVTSAVLFGEWHKMAATDAVSAVGAFLVMVVGVAMLQLFKDTQVTMPQLTHRTARPERGEELMEEVSAGGGGAKKEDKRRLVDSRAAEGRPPVAERGLFIIS; translated from the exons ATGCGCATGCACAACGCCTCGTGCGGACGCG aaGTTCCCGCTGCCGCCGTCTTCAGCCAGTGGGTGGGGCTAACCTTGGCCCTGCTCTCCGCCATCTTGATTGGCGGGAGTGTCATTCTTAAGAAGAAAGCTCTTCTCCgattggccagcaggggacAAACCAGAGCAG gTGATGGAGGTCACGGCTACCTGAAGGACTGCTTGTGGTGGAGCGGCCTTCTAACGA TGGGCGCTGGAGAGGCGTGTAACTTTGCCGCCTACATGTACGCTTCAGCCACGCTGGTCACGCCGCTGGGCGCCCTCAGCGTGTTCTTCAG TGCCGTTTTGTCATCCTACTTGCTGGGGGAGGCGTTGAACGTCGCGGGCAAGCTGGGCTGCGTGCTGTGCATGCTTGGAGGCGTCTTGCTGGTGATCCACGCCCCtcaggaacaggaagtgacatcactcGAGGAAATGAGCCACATGATGCTGCAGCCAG GTTTCGCGGCGTACATGTCGTGCGTGTTGGTGGCGTGTGCGGTTCTGGTGGGTGTGTCGTGCTGGCGTCCCGGCGTGACGCGCGTCCACCTGCTGCCCGACGTGGCTGTCTGCTCCCTGCTGGGCGCCTTCACCGTGTCCAGCGTCAAGGGGCTCGCCATCGCCATCCCAAGCG cGCACCGTGATGTCACTGTGCTGTCCGGACCGCTCACCTGGCTACTGCTAGCCACGCTCGTCATCTCCGTGACTGTGCAG GTACACTTCCTGAACAAGTCGTTGGACACGTTCGGCCCCCTGCTGGTGTATCCGGTGTACTACGTGCTTTTCACGTCGGTCGTCCTCGTCACATCCGCGGTGCTCTTCGGCGAGTggcacaagatggccgccacggaCGCCGTCTCGGCCGTCGGCGCCTTTTTGGTTATGGTGGTAGGCGTGGCCATGCTGCAGCTCTTCAAAGACACGCAG GTCACGATGCCGCAGCTGACCCATCGGACGGCTCGGCCCGAGCGGGGGGAGGAGCTTATGGAGGAGGTGTCGGCGGGAGGAGGCGGGgctaaaaaagaagacaaacgcaGGCTGGTCGACAGCAGGGCGGCAGAGGGGCGCCCCCCAGTGGCCGAGCGAGGCCTCTTCATCATCAGCTGA